Below is a window of Eschrichtius robustus isolate mEscRob2 chromosome 13, mEscRob2.pri, whole genome shotgun sequence DNA.
CAGCAAAAGATCTCAGGAGGAACTGGTGGTTGAGCTTCCCTGAGTTTTTGTCTCTAGTGGGAAGAGATTTTCTTAGGGGATGGGCAGGTCAGGAGGACCTGGGTCCCACACCCtttattccccacccccaccccacgtgGGTGTGAATCAAAGGCCCCCTTCCCCTCGGGAAGTTCTTTTTCTCCCCTAGACTCTTCACTGCCTGAGGACGTGCCGGTTTTTACAGCTGCAGCGGCTGCTACTCCTGTTCCATCTGCTGTCCCAACCAGGtatcttgtgtttcctgactgcCTGAGGGGGGCGGGAAGGGGTCCTGGCTCCTGGCGCCCTAGCCCTTGGACCCAGGCTGGTCAGGTATGAGGAAGTCTGAGTGTAAACAGAGGATGGAATAGTTGGGGACCAGAGTTTGAAGAATTTGCACCAGCTGGTAAGCTCTTGGGATGGGAGGTAATTTACAGTTTTTCAGTAGCCACATGGTTGATGTTAAAGGTCTTGCAGGCCCCATTTTCTTCTGAGTTGGCCACGTGATGGCCCTGTGTTTGAGTCCCATCAGGTGCTTCTGGGGACTGGATATATACCCCTCTCCATTGTCCTGGCGAGGTGATGGTCAAGTGTTCCAGAAAATCGAAATGGGCCTGGGACCTGGAGGAGACCTTGCTAGGGTGGGAGGGGCAAGAGAGCGGGCTTGACGTTTGGAGAGACAGCTGCCTGCCTGGCGGGGAGTAGGGAGATGGCAGTGGGGGAAACCAGAGCAGGGCTTAGGACTCATGGGCAGCTGCCGAAGGAACCAGCCCCCTCAGCTTTGGCCCTGGGCCCTTTTTCCTTCAGGAGTCCCCCCATGGAGGTGCAGCCCCCTGTCTCCCCTCAGCAGTCTGAGTGCAACCCTGTTGGTGCTTTGCAGGTGTGTCCCCATCCTCATTTCCCATGCATGCCTGTCTTCCCTTGTACCAGGGGCCATGGGGGAAGCTGATGTGGGGCGGTTGCCTTGTTCTGAGGGCTTCTCCCACCCCTCCTTTATTCCTTCTTTAGCCCCGAGTCTGAGGCTttcagggtgggaaggggagaggattTGAGGACTCTTTTCTCACTGTCTTGTGCACCCTTGTTTCTCCCTTCCAAGGAGCTGGTGGTGCAGAAAGGCTGGCGGTTGCCTGAGTACACAGTGACCCAGGAGTCTGGGCCAGCCCACCGCAAAGAGTTTACCATGACCTGCCGGGTGGAGCGTTTCATTGAGATTGGTAACTGGGCGGAGGGGAGTTCCTATAGCTACTGTCCATCCCCCAGCACACCAGCCACAGCCACAGGCAGCTCCCAGCCTCTCTCTGCTTTCCTGGCGGAGACCCCGAGCTTGGCTCCTTCCTCCTAGCTTTTTCCTTGCACCCTATCCTGCCCTCCTCTTTTGGCCGGCTAGGTTCTCGGATGCATGGCAGGTCCTGAGCTCCCCTTTTCATTTGACATCCCCTGAGGGGACCCTCAGCCCAAGTTGGAGCTGGGTGGAAGCACTGGGTCTATTGGGAACCATAATTCAGCAACCCTCTCCCCCATGCAGGCAGTGGCACTTCCAAAAAGCTGGCAAAGCGTAATGCAGCGGCCAAAATGCTGCTTCGAGTGCACACGGTGCCTCTGGATGCCCGGGAGGGGAATGAGGCAGAGCCTGATGACGATCACTTTTCCATTGTGAGTGGCTTGTGGGCCAGGCCCCGTGCCCCATCCTCCATGCCAGGGCAGGGCACTGGGGACTCAGGTCTGTGACTTGGAAGTGAGCCTCTCTGGGTCCCAGGGCTGCTTCTGCCCTTTTTCCTACCAGACCCAGGGTTTCTTGGGCCCCCCCTCAGCCTCAGCTGTAGGCCTGCACGGTGAGTGcgttgggggagggggctggcccagggcaggggcccTGTAGGCTTCTGTTACTGGAATGAGGAAGGCTGCCTGGCCATCCGGTCCACGGTCTGATAGTTAGAGGTGGCCACACAGGGATTGACTGGGGGAGGCAATGGGAGGAAGCGTTCTTTGGGCTTTTCTCTCCTTGGACGTAGGATGTCTGTTAAATGCCTGGGTCTCAGAGTCCCTGGCTGCATCCTTCTTCCTGTCCCCATCTTGTCAGGGTGTGGGCTCCCGTCTAGATGGACTTCGGAACCGGGGCCCAGGCTGCACCTGGGATTCTCTGCGAAATTCGGTGGGAGAGAAGATCCTGTCCCTCCGCAGCTGCCCCGCGGGCTCCTTGGGCGCTCTGGGCCCCGCTTGCTGCAGTGTCCTCAGTGAGCTCTCTGAGGAGCAGGCCTTCCATGTCAGCTACCTGGATATTGGTATGGCTGCTGGGGGGCCGGGGGATGGTGGGACTGGACCAGAGCAAGTATGCATGGGAGTAAGGGTTCGGGAGGGCATGGCGATGACGTGGACACCCCCTTCCCGGTGCTGCCTTCCTGCCTAGCActgcctctctcttctctcttggtCTGCAGAGGAGTTGAGCCTCAGTGGGCTCTGCCAGTGCCTGGTGGAGCTGTCCACACAGCCGGCCACCGTGTGTCATGGCTCTGCATCTACCAGGGAGGCAGCCCGAGGCGAGGCTGCGCGCCGTGCCCTGCAGTACCTCAAGATCATGGCGGGCAGCAAATAAAGCCCCGGCTGGACTCGTGGACATTCGTCCTTTGCTCCCTGCTCTTCGTGCCCCCGGCCCATGCATCTGCCCAGCTCTGGTACCCCATGGAGGTGCCACCTCTACCTCTGACACAGACTGCCTGCCTGCAGGCTGAGGAGGGCACAGGGCCAGGAACCAGGGGCCTCAGCTGGCCCAGGTTCTGTCCTCACGTAACTGGTGATGACGAAGGGGAATGAAATCGGGGGCTCTCCAATAAGAGCCTCAAATAAACGTGCTGCTTTTTGGATTCTTAAACCCTGCTCTGTTTCCCTGAGTAGTCAGTGGCAGAGGTTAGCACCAGGTCACTTCCCCTGCTGTGCCTCCCTACTTTGCTCCCCACAGGTCCCCATGTTTGCCTTTCTGGTGGCGGGAGGTTGGGTGCACTGACCTCTGGGAACTCCATCACCTGTTCCTGGAGAGCTTGGTTTGGCGGAGATGGAGGGGGCTGTGGTTCTTgggactccctcccggccctTTCAAGTCTCAGACAGACAGACACGCACACTGATTCAGAAGCCAGACAGCTTTATTGGGGGGACACATGGCACTTTTGGGTGTGGGCCTTGCATGCAAACATCAAAGGATGGCATGTCACTTCCTCCCAAAGCGCTGAGGGGCAGCCAGGCTCCGGAATGGGGAGCTCAGCCCTTCGTTGCTCCAGGAGCCCCGGGTGTTTCTGCCAAACCTTAGGAGAGATCCATCCTCAGCTGCAGCTGTAGGCCCTTCCAGTGCCCCCCCTTCCCCGCTGCCCTCCCGCTCCTCTCACTCTGGCCCTTGCCTTGCCCGTGTCCCTCTTAGACTCACCTCTGGGGCTGAATCAGGAGGGCTGAATCAGGAAGGCTGGACTCCGGCTGGGTCTCTGTATGGCCTGGAGCAGGGAGCGCAAGAGTGCCCCGGGGGGCTGGGCATCCT
It encodes the following:
- the NPFF gene encoding LOW QUALITY PROTEIN: pro-FMRFamide-related neuropeptide FF (The sequence of the model RefSeq protein was modified relative to this genomic sequence to represent the inferred CDS: substituted 1 base at 1 genomic stop codon), giving the protein MTPXPPTTCPRKPLPSPRDLNAQGLCPASFPDAPVPQEEDSGARPLQDAQPPGALLRSLLQAIQRPSRSPAFLIQPSRFGRNTRGSWSNEGLSSPFRSLAAPQRFGRK
- the TARBP2 gene encoding RISC-loading complex subunit TARBP2 isoform X1, which encodes MSEEEQGSGTTTGCGLPSIEQMLAANPGKTPISLLQEYGTRIGKTPVYDLLKAEGQAHQPNFTFRVTVGDTSCTGQGPSKKAAKHKAAEVALKHLKGGSMLEPALEDSSSFSPLDSSLPEDVPVFTAAAAATPVPSAVPTRSPPMEVQPPVSPQQSECNPVGALQELVVQKGWRLPEYTVTQESGPAHRKEFTMTCRVERFIEIGSGTSKKLAKRNAAAKMLLRVHTVPLDAREGNEAEPDDDHFSIGVGSRLDGLRNRGPGCTWDSLRNSVGEKILSLRSCPAGSLGALGPACCSVLSELSEEQAFHVSYLDIEELSLSGLCQCLVELSTQPATVCHGSASTREAARGEAARRALQYLKIMAGSK
- the TARBP2 gene encoding RISC-loading complex subunit TARBP2 isoform X2; this encodes MLAANPGKTPISLLQEYGTRIGKTPVYDLLKAEGQAHQPNFTFRVTVGDTSCTGQGPSKKAAKHKAAEVALKHLKGGSMLEPALEDSSSFSPLDSSLPEDVPVFTAAAAATPVPSAVPTRSPPMEVQPPVSPQQSECNPVGALQELVVQKGWRLPEYTVTQESGPAHRKEFTMTCRVERFIEIGSGTSKKLAKRNAAAKMLLRVHTVPLDAREGNEAEPDDDHFSIGVGSRLDGLRNRGPGCTWDSLRNSVGEKILSLRSCPAGSLGALGPACCSVLSELSEEQAFHVSYLDIEELSLSGLCQCLVELSTQPATVCHGSASTREAARGEAARRALQYLKIMAGSK